The following coding sequences are from one Triticum aestivum cultivar Chinese Spring chromosome 5A, IWGSC CS RefSeq v2.1, whole genome shotgun sequence window:
- the LOC123105053 gene encoding meiotic recombination protein SPO11-1 isoform X1, producing the protein MAGSGKRRRATVLDDDERRGRRRLEEAALLLHKIKGLVGWVVAEVSAGRSPSLALHRYQNYCACASAAAAAASLSTWFGSPSLSRLQISAHQTCQILTGVCASAGCGRACSACSYDAPVGTDVLSLLRKEFHASRLNVLLRVLLVVQQLLQENKHCSKRDIYYMYPSMFVEQAIVDRAINDICILFKCSRHNLNVVPVAKGLVMGWIRFVEGEKKVYCITNVNAAFPIPVSIEAIKDVVSVAHYILVVEKEAVFQRLANDKFCEKNRCIVITGRGYPDIPTRRFLRYLVEQLHLPAYCLVDSDPYGFDILATYKFGSMQLAYDANVLRVPEIRWLGVFTSDFEEYCLPDCCQLQLSSEDRRKLEGILTRCYLHKEAPEWRLKLEAMLEMGVKFEIEALSASSISFLSQEYIPQQIRLGRYI; encoded by the exons ATGGCGGGGAGTGGGAAGAGGAGGCGCGCGACGGTGCTCGACGACGacgagcggcgggggcggcggaggcTGGAGGAGGCGGCCCTGCTCCTCCACAAGATCAAAG GGCTGGTGGGCTGGGTGGTCGCGGAGGTCAGCGCCGGCCGATCCCCTTCCCTGGCTCTCCACCGCTACCAGAACTACTGCgcctgcgcctccgccgccgccgccgccgcgtccctgTCCACATGGTTTGGCTCCCCCTCCCTCTCTCGCCTTCAAATCTCTGCACACCAAACCTGTCAGATCCTTACCGGTGTGTGCGCGTCCGCGGGGTGCGGGCGCGCGTGCAGCGCCTGCAGCTACGACGCCCCCGTCGGCACGGACGTCCTCTCCCTCCTCCGCAAGGAATTCCACGCCTCCCGACTCA ATGTGCTTCTCAGGGTCCTGCTCGTGGTGCAGCAACTCCTGCAGGAGAATAAGCACTGCTCCAAGAGGGACATCTACTACATGTACCCCTCCATGTTCGTAG AACAAGCGATTGTTGATCGTGCCATCAATGATATCTGCATACTCTTCAAGTGCAGCCGGCATAATCTCAACGTG GTTCCTGTGGCAAAAGG TTTGGTGATGGGCTGGATAAGATTTGTGGAGGGTGAAAAGAAAGTGTATTGTATAACAAACGTCAATGCT GCTTTCCCCATTCCAGTTAGCATTGAGGCAATCAAAG ATGTTGTTAGTGTTGCTCACTACATCCTTGTTGTTGAGAAGGAGGCAG TGTTCCAGCGTTTGGCCAATGACAAGTTCTGCGAAAAGAATCGCTGCATTGTTATTACA GGAAGAGGCTACCCAGATATTCCAACAAGAAG ATTCTTGCGCTACCTTGTCGAACAGCTGCACTTGCCTGCTTATTGCTTAGTGGATTCAGATCCGTATGGTTTTGATATTCTGGCTACCTATAAATTTGGTTCCATG CAATTGGCATATGATGCAAATGTTCTGCGTGTGCCTGAGATACGATGGCTTGGGGTCTTCACATCTGACTTTGAGGAGTATTGTCTTCCAGACTGCTGTCAGCTTCAATTGTCATCTGAAG ATAGGAGGAAGCTTGAAGGAATTCTAACCAGATGTTACTTGCACAAGGAAGCCCCAGAATGGAG GTTGAAGTTGGAAGCCATGCTGGAAATGGGTGTCAAGTTTGAGATTGAAGCATTGTCAGCAAGTTCCATTTCGTTTCTGTCGCAAGAGTACATCCCCCAACAGATCAGGCTAGGGAGGTATATATAG
- the LOC123105053 gene encoding meiotic recombination protein SPO11-1 isoform X2: MAGSGKRRRATVLDDDERRGRRRLEEAALLLHKIKGLVGWVVAEVSAGRSPSLALHRYQNYCACASAAAAAASLSTCACSYDAPVGTDVLSLLRKEFHASRLNVLLRVLLVVQQLLQENKHCSKRDIYYMYPSMFVEQAIVDRAINDICILFKCSRHNLNVVPVAKGLVMGWIRFVEGEKKVYCITNVNAAFPIPVSIEAIKDVVSVAHYILVVEKEAVFQRLANDKFCEKNRCIVITGRGYPDIPTRRFLRYLVEQLHLPAYCLVDSDPYGFDILATYKFGSMQLAYDANVLRVPEIRWLGVFTSDFEEYCLPDCCQLQLSSEDRRKLEGILTRCYLHKEAPEWRLKLEAMLEMGVKFEIEALSASSISFLSQEYIPQQIRLGRYI, translated from the exons ATGGCGGGGAGTGGGAAGAGGAGGCGCGCGACGGTGCTCGACGACGacgagcggcgggggcggcggaggcTGGAGGAGGCGGCCCTGCTCCTCCACAAGATCAAAG GGCTGGTGGGCTGGGTGGTCGCGGAGGTCAGCGCCGGCCGATCCCCTTCCCTGGCTCTCCACCGCTACCAGAACTACTGCgcctgcgcctccgccgccgccgccgccgcgtccctgTCCACATG CGCCTGCAGCTACGACGCCCCCGTCGGCACGGACGTCCTCTCCCTCCTCCGCAAGGAATTCCACGCCTCCCGACTCA ATGTGCTTCTCAGGGTCCTGCTCGTGGTGCAGCAACTCCTGCAGGAGAATAAGCACTGCTCCAAGAGGGACATCTACTACATGTACCCCTCCATGTTCGTAG AACAAGCGATTGTTGATCGTGCCATCAATGATATCTGCATACTCTTCAAGTGCAGCCGGCATAATCTCAACGTG GTTCCTGTGGCAAAAGG TTTGGTGATGGGCTGGATAAGATTTGTGGAGGGTGAAAAGAAAGTGTATTGTATAACAAACGTCAATGCT GCTTTCCCCATTCCAGTTAGCATTGAGGCAATCAAAG ATGTTGTTAGTGTTGCTCACTACATCCTTGTTGTTGAGAAGGAGGCAG TGTTCCAGCGTTTGGCCAATGACAAGTTCTGCGAAAAGAATCGCTGCATTGTTATTACA GGAAGAGGCTACCCAGATATTCCAACAAGAAG ATTCTTGCGCTACCTTGTCGAACAGCTGCACTTGCCTGCTTATTGCTTAGTGGATTCAGATCCGTATGGTTTTGATATTCTGGCTACCTATAAATTTGGTTCCATG CAATTGGCATATGATGCAAATGTTCTGCGTGTGCCTGAGATACGATGGCTTGGGGTCTTCACATCTGACTTTGAGGAGTATTGTCTTCCAGACTGCTGTCAGCTTCAATTGTCATCTGAAG ATAGGAGGAAGCTTGAAGGAATTCTAACCAGATGTTACTTGCACAAGGAAGCCCCAGAATGGAG GTTGAAGTTGGAAGCCATGCTGGAAATGGGTGTCAAGTTTGAGATTGAAGCATTGTCAGCAAGTTCCATTTCGTTTCTGTCGCAAGAGTACATCCCCCAACAGATCAGGCTAGGGAGGTATATATAG
- the LOC123105052 gene encoding two pore potassium channel a, with translation MWAPPYPDSLVRAVRPHHLLAKLRRHIFWIDLDQLCRILPACTVGSANQPGPATSIRAPSGVGRSKSGEGFQLAPAGWAGGAVSPTRRQHVEIRRGACVRLHLCPSARADKKATRSGRSRRARGKKKKRRRKKAPSNPKASPSFRRPEGGFNCDVNSQQIQHKPMSDNSIQRALLSDNPDANVLQRKPSQGAKRFRRCRSAPRSETDEKPQENGLSLPAKELFSVVRPSFRLVGFLLFLYLLAGVVIFYLVMDQLSGKRTNRVLDALYFCIVTMTSVGYGDLVPNTDTTKLLACVFVFTGMAIIALFVSKSADYLVEKQEVLFFKALHMNMKCGEAKMLRQIETNKTKYKFYTAALLLVTAIVVGTVFLWKVEKLSLVDSFYCVCATITTLGYGDKSFSSQLGRTFAVFWIITSTIILALFFMYLAEIYTERRQKMLAKWVLTRRVTTMDLEAADLDSDRKVGAAEFVVYKLKELGKISQEDISSFLEEFDKLDVDQSGTLSTYDLTQAQSGQ, from the exons atgtgggccccaccttATCCCGATTCTCTAGTTCGTGCTGTACGCCCGCACCACCTCCTTGCGAAGTTGCGGCGACACATTTTTTGGATTGATCTTGATCAGCTCTGCAGAATTTTGCCTGCGTGCACCGTCGGTTCGGCCAACCAACCTGGGCCTGCCACGTCTATTCGCGCCCCCTCCGGGGTCGGAAGGTCAAAAAGCGGCGAAGGGTTCCAACTTGCGCCGGCAGGGTGGGCCGGTGGGGCCGTCAGCCCCACGCGGCGCCAACACGTAGAGATCCGGCGTGGCGCGTGCGTGCGTCTCCATCTCTGCCCCTCAGCTCGGGCCGACAAAAAGGCAACGCGGAGTGGGAGGAGCAGGAGAGCtcgagggaagaagaagaagaggaggaggaagaaggcccCCTCAAACCCAAAAGCGTCGCCCAGCTTCCGTCGGCCGGAGGGAG GTTTCAATTGCGACGTCAATTCACAACAAATCCAGCATAAGCCAATGTCTGACAACAGTATTCAGCGAGCATTGCTATCTGATAACCCCGATGCCAATGTGCTCCAAAGAAAGCCGTCGCAAGGAGCCAAGCGGTTCCGGAGATGCAGGTCGGCTCCCAGATCAGAGACCGATGAAAAACCACAAGAAAATGGCTTGTCGCTTCCAGCCAAGGAGTTGTTCAGCGTGGTGCGGCCGAGCTTCAGACTAGTAGGGTTCCTCCTATTTCTCTACCTGCTAGCGGGCGTCGTCATCTTTTACCTTGTCATGGATCAGTTATCTGGCAAGAGAACCAACAGAGTGCTTGACGCACTGTACTTCTGCATTGTCACGATGACATCGGTTGGCTATGGAGACCTTGTTCCTAACACAGACACGACGAAGCTGCTCGCCTGTGTTTTCGTCTTCACGGGCATGGCGATCATTGCTCTCTTCGTGAGCAAGTCAGCAGATTACCTCGTCGAGAAGCAGGAGGTGTTGTTCTTCAAGGCACTGCACATGAATATGAAGTGTGGCGAGGCCAAAATGCTCAGGCAAATTGAGACAAACAAGACAAAGTACAAATTCTACACAGCCGCTCTGCTTCTTGTGACGGCCATTGTTGTGGGGACTGTTTTTCTCTGGAAGGTTGAGAAGTTGAGCCTTGTTGACTCCTTTTATTGTGTCTGTGCCACAATCACTACCCTGGGTTATGGGGATAAAAGCTTCTCGTCCCAATTGGGGCGCACTTTCGCGGTATTTTGGATAATTACGAGCACCATAATTCTGGCGCTGTTCTTCATGTACCTTGCTGAGATCTACACCGAGCGGCGGCAGAAAATGCTGGCCAAATGGGTTCTCACACGGAGAGTAACAACCATGGATCTTGAAGCGGCTGATCTGGATAGTGATCGAAAAGTGGG TGCTGCTGAATTTGTCGTGTACAAGCTCAAAGAACTGGGGAAGATCAGCCAAGAGGACATATCTTCTTTTCTAGAGGAGTTTGACAAACTCGACGTTGACCAGTCCGGCACGCTCTCCACATATGACCTTACTCAGGCACAATCCGGTCAGTGA
- the LOC123105053 gene encoding meiotic recombination protein SPO11-1 isoform X3 yields MAGSGKRRRATVLDDDERRGRRRLEEAALLLHKIKGLVGWVVAEVSAGRSPSLALHRYQNYCACASAAAAAASLSTCYDAPVGTDVLSLLRKEFHASRLNVLLRVLLVVQQLLQENKHCSKRDIYYMYPSMFVEQAIVDRAINDICILFKCSRHNLNVVPVAKGLVMGWIRFVEGEKKVYCITNVNAAFPIPVSIEAIKDVVSVAHYILVVEKEAVFQRLANDKFCEKNRCIVITGRGYPDIPTRRFLRYLVEQLHLPAYCLVDSDPYGFDILATYKFGSMQLAYDANVLRVPEIRWLGVFTSDFEEYCLPDCCQLQLSSEDRRKLEGILTRCYLHKEAPEWRLKLEAMLEMGVKFEIEALSASSISFLSQEYIPQQIRLGRYI; encoded by the exons ATGGCGGGGAGTGGGAAGAGGAGGCGCGCGACGGTGCTCGACGACGacgagcggcgggggcggcggaggcTGGAGGAGGCGGCCCTGCTCCTCCACAAGATCAAAG GGCTGGTGGGCTGGGTGGTCGCGGAGGTCAGCGCCGGCCGATCCCCTTCCCTGGCTCTCCACCGCTACCAGAACTACTGCgcctgcgcctccgccgccgccgccgccgcgtccctgTCCACATG CTACGACGCCCCCGTCGGCACGGACGTCCTCTCCCTCCTCCGCAAGGAATTCCACGCCTCCCGACTCA ATGTGCTTCTCAGGGTCCTGCTCGTGGTGCAGCAACTCCTGCAGGAGAATAAGCACTGCTCCAAGAGGGACATCTACTACATGTACCCCTCCATGTTCGTAG AACAAGCGATTGTTGATCGTGCCATCAATGATATCTGCATACTCTTCAAGTGCAGCCGGCATAATCTCAACGTG GTTCCTGTGGCAAAAGG TTTGGTGATGGGCTGGATAAGATTTGTGGAGGGTGAAAAGAAAGTGTATTGTATAACAAACGTCAATGCT GCTTTCCCCATTCCAGTTAGCATTGAGGCAATCAAAG ATGTTGTTAGTGTTGCTCACTACATCCTTGTTGTTGAGAAGGAGGCAG TGTTCCAGCGTTTGGCCAATGACAAGTTCTGCGAAAAGAATCGCTGCATTGTTATTACA GGAAGAGGCTACCCAGATATTCCAACAAGAAG ATTCTTGCGCTACCTTGTCGAACAGCTGCACTTGCCTGCTTATTGCTTAGTGGATTCAGATCCGTATGGTTTTGATATTCTGGCTACCTATAAATTTGGTTCCATG CAATTGGCATATGATGCAAATGTTCTGCGTGTGCCTGAGATACGATGGCTTGGGGTCTTCACATCTGACTTTGAGGAGTATTGTCTTCCAGACTGCTGTCAGCTTCAATTGTCATCTGAAG ATAGGAGGAAGCTTGAAGGAATTCTAACCAGATGTTACTTGCACAAGGAAGCCCCAGAATGGAG GTTGAAGTTGGAAGCCATGCTGGAAATGGGTGTCAAGTTTGAGATTGAAGCATTGTCAGCAAGTTCCATTTCGTTTCTGTCGCAAGAGTACATCCCCCAACAGATCAGGCTAGGGAGGTATATATAG